The Macaca mulatta isolate MMU2019108-1 chromosome X, T2T-MMU8v2.0, whole genome shotgun sequence DNA window actctggaggctgaggcaggagaatcgcttgaacccaggaggcagaggttacagtgagcagagatcatgccactgtactccagcctgggtgacagagcaaggctccgtctaaaaaaaaaaaaaaaaaagtcaaggctGTTCTGCTGGAGAGAGGCCATATGGAAGAGGACTGAAGtgccagacatgtgagtgaagaAGCCATCTTAGACACCCAGCCCAGTTGAGCCTTCATATGACTCCAGTCCCAGCCACCATCTAACTACAACTACCCGAGACCCCAAGAAGAGCCACCTTACTGGGCCCAGTCAACCCACAGGGCCATGAAAGAGAAGACTGAATTGTGgtcttaagccactaagttttaaGGTGTTTGTCACACAGCAATATATAGCCAGAACACCCAGGGAAGGCTGCAGCAGCCCTTTTAAAGCTTCTGACACCCCTACCCCATATCCCCTTCACAACACAATCAACATTAGCGAGTTGGACTTTCAGCCCCTTTAATTAGGTGCTCTGAGAAGAGGTCAGAATGGCAGGCAGGAGGTGGGGAAGGTGGTACTTCTTGAGCCCCACTCAGCAACTGGTCACTCATCCTCTGGCAGCTGGATCTTGCTGGGGTCGAAGTAGTTGGATTCTATGAGGGGAAGGCCATTGGCCTCTCGGTATTTCACAAGTCTCTCAGCTTCGCGGCGGGACCACTCTTTCATCCTGGCAGTGCAAATAGCAGGGGTAGACGTGAGGGAGCCTCAATTGACACCAATCCCTCATCTCAGCTCCCTATTCCCAATGGTGCAGGAATAAGACTCCTGCAGAGTCCCCTTcaacctccatccctgcctcGGGCTCCTACCCATCCCACGCTCTTGGACACCCCATGCACCTGTAGTCAGGCAGATAGGCCACATAGGTGCTGCCAAGGACCAGGACGACGGAGACGCCAAAGAAGAAGACAACTCGCATGTTCCAGACGTCTAAAACGGGGTCCTTGTCATAACCATGGGAGTCTGGGTTCTGTGGAGAAAGAGAGGTCAATGAGGGCTTCCTGCTGCTCCACAAAGCCTTATTCTGGCCCTGCATAACTTGGTCTCCATACGCCCCTCTCACTAAATTCCTCTGTTTCCATTCTTGGGATATGTCAAGCTCCTTCCCACCGCAGAACCACTGCACTTGCTGCTGTCTTTGCCTGGAAAGCCTTTCTTCCAGCTCTAGTCATGGATGGATCTGTCTCCTCATTCAACATTTTGGATTCATCACCACTTCCTTCAGGAGGCACTCCCTAGTTACCTTGTCTTTCAAAGTTGAAGCATAGGAAACTGCTATTTTTATAGGTCACAAATAGTTGAATACTGGCAATTTCTTATGGCTCAACCTAATGAAATAGCCCCCTACACCCAAGTCATCCTCTATCCACTTACCTTGCCTAACTTTGTCTTCacatcctctcttccttccttgtctctttctaGCCTATGTTTACCTAAGTAGCACACCTTCCCCATTCTCTGTATATCATACATTCTCACATTATACTATCTATTATACTACTctgtattattgttttttaatattttacgtgtttattttctgtcttctgcaCTATCATGTAAGCTCTATGAGAGCATGGGCTTTGTCTGATTTCcacactgctgtatccccagggcTCTGAActgagcctggcacacagcaggccctCAATACATATTTACAGAATGAACGAGCATCCTATACATCCAAGCCCCTTAACCAGAGATTAGTATTGCTgaagtacttactatgtgccagtctTTTCACATAGACAAACCTCACAAAATCTCAGTGAGATGAAACATGGCAATAATAACACATTCTAGTGCTGAGTACATACTTACGAAGTGCCAGCTGCTGTTCCGACCATTTTTACTCATTTAATCACATGAGGCAGGTGGGGTGTCTTACTTTTTAGGTGTCCTATTACTGTTCCCATcttacagacaaagaaactgaggcaccaaggGTTTATGCCACCAAAGTCACATGGGTAGGTAACTGTCAGTGCTGCCTGATTTCACAGCGTCTGCTATTAATACAGCACAGCAGACCTGGTAGCCCTAAATTCAAATACCAGTTCCACCTCCACCATTTATTCAGTTATGTGAGCTAGGGCAATCTACTTAACagctctgtgcttcagtttccttatctgtaggaTGAgtataataatagtgcctacctcGAAATGGGGTTTGTTTTGAGGATAAGATGAGCTAATGCACATCAAGTGTTTAGAACACAGATGGGGCCCAgagcggtggctcctgcctgtaatcccagcaccttgggaggccgaggcgggaggatcgcttgagccaggagttcgagaccagcctgggcaacagagcgagatctcgtctctaaaaaaaaaagaacacagacaGCAACGAGCAAGTACCATATCGGTGTTTAGTATTATCGTTGTTGTACTACTATATTGCTTCTAATGCGTTTTGAGCGCTGTCCACTTGAGGCGTGATTTCTGTCTGCAAAATAAAACCAGTCCTGCCTCTGGCCCTGGAACGCGGATATCCACAGATAAAGGAGGAACACAAGATAGGCAAAATTCCCAAGTCTTCTAGGCTTTCGCCGGCCGCGCAGGCCTCTACTGCCTAAGAACGTCCTCTACAGCGCCCCACCTGCCGATCCCGGATTGACCCCTTCAGGGTTCcgtccccccccaccccccccgccTCTTACCTTCTCATACAAGTTCTGGTCTTCGGGTTCTGGGTCCTCTTGCCACTGTGTGGTCGGTTCCAGGGCCCGCTTTCTCGCCACAGCGGAC harbors:
- the NDUFB11 gene encoding NADH dehydrogenase [ubiquinone] 1 beta subcomplex subunit 11, mitochondrial isoform X2, giving the protein MAAGLFGLSARRLLAAAATRGLPAARVRWESSFSRTVVAPSAVARKRALEPTTQWQEDPEPEDQNLYEKNPDSHGYDKDPVLDVWNMRVVFFFGVSVVLVLGSTYVAYLPDYRMKEWSRREAERLVKYREANGLPLIESNYFDPSKIQLPEDE
- the NDUFB11 gene encoding NADH dehydrogenase [ubiquinone] 1 beta subcomplex subunit 11, mitochondrial isoform X1 — encoded protein: MAAGLFGLSARRLLAAAATRGLPAARVRWESSFSRTVVAPSAVARKRALEPTTQWQEDPEPEDQNLYEKNPDSHGYDKDPVLDVWNMRVVFFFGVSVVLVLGSTYVAYLPDYRCMGCPRAWDGMKEWSRREAERLVKYREANGLPLIESNYFDPSKIQLPEDE